The Sesamum indicum cultivar Zhongzhi No. 13 linkage group LG6, S_indicum_v1.0, whole genome shotgun sequence genomic interval tgaaaaaacaaatagcgatttacctttttgtatttttaaaaatacaacaatttatcctcctataatttttgaaatgaaacaatttaccttcctgtataaggaggtaaattgtttcattttaaaaaatataggggaataaattattatattttttttcataggggtaACGTACTCATTTTAATATCACGtgagggtaaattgttatcACACCTTAACTTACAGTAGTGTAAATGGAATTCAAATCTTAGTTTCAAGTTTATATTGGATCTTAGTTTACATTAGTGTTTGAAGGGTTTTGAGGGATTTTGATGCAGGGTTGAACAGGTGTGGAAAGAGTTGCAGGTTGAGATGGTTGAACTATCTTAGACCTGATATCATGAGAGGCAACATTTCTGATGCTGAAGAGGATTTGATCCTTAGGCTTCATAGGCTTCAGGAAATAGGTAAAATGGCGGCAAATATACCACCCTGTCTAAGTGAGTGAGAAAACCtaacaaagaagaaaaggagtaCTGATATGTGCATGTACAGGTGGTCGTTGATCGCGAGAAGGCTGCCAGGGCGAACGGATAATGAGATCAAGAACTACTGGAACGCTCATCTCAGAAAGAAAGCTAATCTGATGGAGAAATTACCAGCAACATCAATAGCAGTTGTGGGGAAGAATTGGAAAGACAATGAGGGAATGAGCAGTGTGAAAGAAACAGAAGCAAGTGGAGATGATGAGAATGGAGTGAGGGATGATGAAGTCTTCGATTTCTCAACTCAAGAAACCTATGGGTTGGAGTGGGTCAAAACTTTTCTTGAGCTTGAAGAAGATTCTTGATTCTTGGATGCATGATCTTCAGCTTGTCTACCAATTAAACACTCACTAGTAAAAGAAAGGGTACTGACGTGacatattgaaaatga includes:
- the LOC105164451 gene encoding transcription factor WER-like, with protein sequence MPLSLSLCVCVYMYLSNNSIHCYRLRQKHTQRHMHKRTRKRRHVGMAKRIGGANGGKRSDLNRGAWTADEDAKLAQYVEIHGPKRWKSVAVKSGLNRCGKSCRLRWLNYLRPDIMRGNISDAEEDLILRLHRLQEIGKRWSLIARRLPGRTDNEIKNYWNAHLRKKANLMEKLPATSIAVVGKNWKDNEGMSSVKETEASGDDENGVRDDEVFDFSTQETYGLEWVKTFLELEEDS